A genomic segment from Lates calcarifer isolate ASB-BC8 linkage group LG13, TLL_Latcal_v3, whole genome shotgun sequence encodes:
- the cmklr1 gene encoding chemokine-like receptor 1: protein MDFAEDYPDYSNYSYNYDNFTPYEQPVFQHQSTCFKEVLCVFLLVVSVIIFLLGFCGNALVIWISGFKMKKTVNTTWYLSLAVSDFVFCAFLPFSITNMVMEEWIFGLFMCKFTSSVMFLNMFSSIFLLVIISIDRCISVMFPVWAQNQRTVRKASIVVVIAWILAIGLSIPSMIFRDVKTHMGRTFCFNNYTLHQHSHMIVALSRFFAGFVAPFIIIIICYSIIILKLRTNRMTKSSKPFKVMTALVAAFFVCWLPYHVFVLLELNPHNHSILIMGLKVGTSMAAANSFLNPVLYVFMGNDFKQKFRSSMLSKMENALGEEGRTTSRYLSRSSSMDGRASTHI from the coding sequence ATGGATTTTGCAGAAGATTACCCAGATTACTCAAACTACTCTTATAATTATGACAATTTCACTCCATATGAGCAGCCAGTTTTTCAGCACCAATCGACATGTTTCAAGGaagtcttgtgtgtgtttttgctggtGGTCAGTGTGATCATTTTTCTGCTGGGCTTTTGTGGGAACGCGCTGGTCATCTGGATCTCTGGCTTCAAGATGAAGAAGACGGTCAACACTACCTGGTACCTGAGCCTTGCCGTGTCCGACTTCGTCTTCTGCGCCTTCCTCCCATTCAGCATCACCAACatggtgatggaggagtggATCTTTGGCCTCTTCATGTGCAAGTTCACCTCCTCAGTCATGTTCCTCAACATGTTCAGTAGCATCTTCCTCCTGGTCATCATCAGCATTGACCGCTGCATCTCTGTCATGTTTCCAGTTTGGGCCCAGAACCAGCGCACTGTCAGAAAGGCATCCATTGTTGTTGTAATAGCCTGGATCCTCGCTATTGGCCTGAGCATCCCCTCTATGATCTTTAGGGATGTTAAAACTCACATGGGTAGGACTTTTTGCTTCAACAATTACACACTGCACCAACACAGCCACATGATAGTTGCATTGAGCCGCTTCTTTGCAGGGTTCGTTGCAcctttcatcatcatcatcatttgctACTCAATCATCATCCTCAAGCTTCGCACCAACCGGATGACCAAGTCTTCCAAACCCTTCAAGGTGATGACCGCATTGGTCGCAGCTTTCTTTGTCTGCTGGCTGCCCTACCACGTGTTCGTCCTACTTGAGCTGAACCCCCATAACCACAGTATATTAATCATGGGACTCAAAGTGGGCACTTCTATGGCGGCGGCAAACAGCTTCCTCAACCCGGTGTTGTACGTTTTCATGGGCAATGACTTCAAGCAGAAGTTCAGGAGCTCTATGCTCTCAAAGATGGAGAACGCGTTGGGAGAGGAAGGTCGCACCACCAGTCGATACCTGTCCAGGTCCAGCTCTATGGACGGCAGAGCCTCCACACACATCTAG